The genomic stretch AACATCGGTAGAAAACTCGGTATTGGTCACAGTTGGTAGGGTGAAAATTTTTCAAAAATCAATCCGGGATAACATATTCGAGATAAAAGCCTTTTGTTCTGGATCcctaaaccgggacaaaagacttcctttaataccaaccgggataaatagttttgaaaaagaaatgcaaaaaaaaaaataaatccacACAATGCGCGATCcatgggattcaaacccacaacctcaagcctcacgtgttgcttccttgccatctcacctacacaccacatctaattatgtaggggatgcaatccttttgtactaAATCTTGgaggacccttttatctcggtttgtaataccaaccgggataaaagggggtaaAATGTTTCGAGAGATTTAGTTATTCGAAGAAATTTTGTCGGTCGGTATGTTCCCATTCACTTGTTAAAGAAATGGCTGGACTCTTTTATttcggtttgaaacaccaaccgagattaaaaccctcttttatctcggttggtattacaaatcgggataaaaaggaTCCCAGGCctttaattcttttttagccacccgtgagggacccttttatcctagttAGTGTTTCCAACTAGGATAAAATACTCCAttctatcccggttggtgtcgtgagctttagtccctggtggtaacaccaaccgggattaaaatggtgacctttagtcccggttggtcttaccacctgggactaaaaggtccctcACAGGTAGCTATTTTTTTCACTGGGACTAAAGGAttcccacgggtggctgatttttgacccgggactaaaggggggtctttagtgcCGATTGATAtttgactcgggactaaagcaccttttgtcctggaccaactttaaaccggaatAAAAAAGTACGTACGGCAGGTGTGAAAACAGGGAACCTGCTACAATACAATGAAGAATGGACGGACAATCACACATTAATCTATGAATCTATGATCAAAGTGCAGATGTGCAATGATACTGCCTTGTCACCCCAAGGCCGGCCTttcgagagagagaaaaatactgcCTTGTCATAAATTTTTGTTGAGCTTGACAGTGATCATTGCCGAATGCTGATTTAAGATTAATAGTAATACCACTCTGAGAGGCACGAGGCCGCTAGCATTTTGATAATCGGTTATGGTCCTCTGGATGGTAATGGCTGACGAAGAACGAGAGCTGCCTCATTGTTCTTGTAACTGAAAATATATTATTGCGCCGTGCCGTGCAGCTCTTCTTTGTGAGGGGTAACTGCAAAGGAAGGACGTTTGGAACGACCAGAAGCGGTCAACCCCACCGATGCCAGTGTCTCGCGCAATCTGCAACGAAGAAGAGTCAGTCCACCTTATAGAGAAAAACAAGAAGAGTCAGTCCACATGTTAACCGAGGTCACCAAGCTCCAACAACCAGCTCCGTCCAAAGGACATCTGGAGAAGGCACCAGGCAGAGACACCGGCCTATCGTCTGGCAATCATGGAGTTGGCACGGCTCCTCCTGATCCCGGTCGTGtgggtgctcgccgccgccgccgcggcacggAGCCCCGGCTGCGCAACCAGGTGCGGCAACATCGACGTCCCCTACCCGTTCGGCTTGGACCCGCAGTGCGCCATCCACGACGGCTTCCAGCTCAACTGCAGCACCGTCGGCCGCGACACCAAGCTCTTCCACGGGACCCTGGAGGTGATCAGGTTCTCCGTACACGACGGCAAGGCCTGGCTCAAGACCTTTATCTCCCGGCAGTGCTACGACCAAGCCACGAGCGACATGTCCTACAACAACGCGTGGGTGAACATCAGCAACCTGCCCTACGTGCTGTCGGCGAGCGACAACAAAGTCATCGTCGTCGGGTGCAAAAGCCTCGCCTACATGTGGAGCGATTCTGTAAGTAGCAGTCTACACCACACCACCCTGATGGTGTTCTTTTTTCGTCCATCTCTGTACATGTCTAAACTCATCAGCTCGATGATACATGCTCAGTACATAATTGGCTGCAAGTCGACATGCGACAAACCACTCAAGAACGGCTCATCATGCTCCACCGGTAACGCTGGGTGCTGCCAGGCGGATCTGCCGACAGGCGTCCGGTATTACCAAGGTTTTTTCAATGAGTTGTACAACACCACTGAGATATGGAGGAAGACCCCTTGCAACTATGTCACCGTGATGGAGAGCGCGGCCTTCAGCTTCAGCACCGCTTACCTCACCTCAACGGTGTTCTACGACACTGATGACTCAAGGACCCCGGTTGTGATGGAGTGGGGGATCACGCGGCAAACATGTGAACAAGCCAGGATCAACAAGACTAGCTATGCTTGTGTTAGCGACCATAGCGACTGTGTCAACAATGATGCAGGCTACCGCTGCAGGTGCTCTGACGGATTCGAAGGCAACCCGTATACCATGGACGGATGCACAGGTTCCCACTACTCTCCTTTCTCCTCGGGTGCATTGTTTTTCATCTATTTCTCGCGTTCGCAAAGTTAATGCAATGACTTTAAGGAAGCATTTTTGTTCGTGGCTTCAGATATCAACGAGTGCCTAGACAATGTTACTTACCCCTGCGCTGGAATATGCAAAAATACACCGGGGAATTTCACGTGTTCATGCCCGCGAGGAAGAAGTATGATCAACGGCGTTTGTGTGAAAAATCAAAGGTCAACTTGGATGGCGCCGGTTGTTGGTAGGTTTATGAGCAAGTTATTGGTTTTTTCTATTTAACATTTTAATGGTTTACGTAAGTTTAACAAAGACGATCGGTTTTAAACTTGGATGACGCGGCAAAGAAGTATGATCATGCAGGTGCAAGCGTTGGACTTGTGGCCCTTGTGATCTGCATTACCTGTGCATACTTGATCAGAGAAAGGAGGAAGCTGCATCGCATAAAACAGCGGTATTTCCGACAGCATGGTGGCCTGCTTTTATTCGAGGAAATGAAATCACAACAAGGCGTCGCGTTCAAAATCTTCTCCGAAGAAGAACTGCAGCAAGCAACAAACAAGTTTGATGCACAGCAAGTCCTTGGCCATGGAGGCCAGGGAACTGTCTACAAGGGAATTCTAAAGAGCGGCATCGAGATAGCTGTGAAAAGATGCATGACAATCGATGAGCAACAAAAGAAAGGGTTCGGTAAGGAAATGCTAATTCTGTCCCAGATCAACCATAAGAACATCGTGAAGCTCCTTGGTTGTTGCCTTGAAGTTGAAGTTCCCATGCTGGTGTACGAGTTCATCCCGAACGGCACACTATTTGATCTCATCCATCGAAACCATAGTCAACACAATTCCTTAAACACTCGCTTGAGGATTGCTTATGAGTCCGCTGAAGCATTGGCCTACCTCCATTCCTGTGCATCCCCACCAATCCTCCATGGCGATGTCAAGTCTACCAACATCCTTCTAGATGGTGACTACACAGCAAAAGTCTCTGACTTTGGCGCGTCCATCCTAGCACCAAATGATAAGTCACAATTTGTCACAGTTGTCCAAGGAACTTGTGGGTACCTCGATCCGGAGTACATGCAAACATACGAATTAACTGACAAAAGTGATGTATACAGCTTTGGAGTTGTTCTCCTTGAGTTGCTCACACGCAAGAAGGCACTCAACCTGGAAGGACCTGAGGACGACAGGAGTCTGTCAATGAGGTTTTTGTATGCAATgaaagaaaacaagcttgaGGATATCCTAGATGATGAAATCAAGAACAATGAGAACATAGAGTACCTTGAGGAGATTGCAGATTTAGCGAGGCAATGCTTAGAGATGAGTGGCATGAATAGGCCATCAATGAAGGAAGTTGCAGATAAGCTTGGTAGGCTGAGAAAGATCGTGCAACATCCATGGGCACACGAGAATCCTGAAGAGTTGGATAGCTTGCTCGGAGAGCCGTCCATGGTGAACTCGACTGGTACTACAGGAAATTTCAGCATTGCAAAGAAAGCTGCCATGGGCTTAGAATCTGGGCGTTAGTTACAACACTCCACATTATAGATATTTGTACATTTTTGTTGACTGCAATGATTTGCGGAGGATCTGTACATGTGCCGTCCTACTTTTACATTACCCTATGATGAAAAGGTGAAGGTGTAATTGTTTTCATAGGTTGATTGCTTCTCTAGGAATTAGACTTTGTGAAAAAATATTTCTTTGAACGTGAAATATGGCCCATCAAAATTTTGTCTGTCGTGGCTCTTGCGTTTATTATTCAATTTCAAACTATACGGTGTGGTTTGACACAATGTCGGGGTGTGCCTTAGGAGGCCTAAGGTTAGAGACTCCCTTGTGTGTAAAAGAGGTTCAAAATGGGGTCTAAGAGCTTATTTGTGAGGGTTAGGAACTCAGCTGTAACATCTAGGGATCTCTTTGTGAACtctagggacctatttgtaatatTTGACCTTACCAATAGAATTAATATAAAtagtcacctcctcctccctataaatagagctCTGGAGCTTTGAGGAGGAGACTCTTGGCTATTTGGTCATTCGGTTTACTTATTCACTTGGCTCGTTCCgtcccttctccctctctctatcaTGTGTTCGGGTCAtgatagagagagggagaagggaggGAACGAGTCAAGTGAACAAGTGAACCAAATAACCAAATGGCCAACAGTGATGCCTATCGTGATTTCGCACGAAATAAAATTCACGATTACCATGAGAGAAAAAGAGGTTACAAGCACTAGAAGGTTTCTATTCAATTGCAAAAATCCAAAATGCTTAGCTGAGCACCCTCGggttaaaaaaaacatacaaaAGTAAAGGAACAGACGCCGACTTGTTGCATGATTCCTAATCACTTTGTCCCCCTGACGGTTTATGCAAGATAAAACACCTTCGATACTGCAAGTAAAGCATGTCCACTGCTGCCAGGGCAACCGTATGTCACGGAAGCTGCCAGGGCAAGAGCTCCCAAAACCTCGCAAGCATCGAAGCTGCCGGCAAGCTGAAGCCAAGCTCCCAAAACCTCGCAAGCACCGAAGCTATCGGAGCCTCGCAAGTCAAGCCGTGCTCGGAACCTCCGCGACGCCATGCGGCAACAACCCTCGCGGCAGGCATCAAAGCTGCTGAACCCCACAAGAGGGCATCGAAGCTGCTAGTTCCCAGGTGCAAGAACCCTCGCAGCAACGAGCGCACCGTACCGGCGTACCCTCGCGACATGTGCTAACCTCCGCATTCCACGGCAAGAATCCTCGCGACAAGCGCTCACGTCCACGGCAGGCTGAACCCTCGCGCCTAACACTGTCCTCGACAGTTAACTCAAACTTCCGCAGCTAGCTGAATAGCAAACGAACCTCCGTGGGAACCTCCGAGGCTCCTAAGCTGCCAGGCAACATGCGCATGCGCCAAACAAGAAGCACGTGCACACGTATAACTTTCGCATGCACGCACCAAAGCTGTTGACGCCAGGACAGCCCGGCCAGCTCTCCCGAAGCTAGGTGCCCACCAAAACTGCCGGGTATAAGTACATAGGCAATCATGTTATCACATCGATGGTTATAATCCTATTCTATAGACAATACCATTTCAGCTTACCACCCTCACCCTCGATGCTTCCTTTTAGGTTTTgctaagattaaaaaaaaaacgtaTTTACCTTGCCTATGACCGGTTTTTCTTTGAGCTAACCTTAGAATATATAGTACCGTGTACCGAGTCATTCTATTTAGGCAACAACAACCCAGCCGGCAAGCGCCAAGCTTCGCAACACGAAACCCGAAGCTAAACAACTCGGCTAACCTAAGCAACTCGGCTAACCTCGAAGCCAAACACGCTAAAGCTAATTAACCTCGTGGGCTAAACATACAAAACGGCTAACCTCGAGGCCAAACAACTCGGCTAACCTCGAAGCCAACACGCTAAAGCTAATTAACCTCGTGGGCTAAACACACAAAAGCTAATTAACCTTGTGGGCAACTAAGTATATTAACATGCGCTGCCAAGCCAAACATGCATCTAAGTATATTAACCTCGCGCATTCTCGAAGCTAAACACTAATTAACCTCGTGGCCACTAAGTATATTAACATGTGCTTCCAGGCCAAACATGCATCTAGcgagcaagcatgcatgcattgtCATACACACGATCGAAGCTAGCTGAACCGGCCAACATAATTTTGCAAACATCTGCAGAACCCTCGGTTGTCAAAGGAGTAGTGGCTTTCTTAACTTAGCAACATTAATTAAAGTACGTAAAAATAATCTTTATACATGCACAAGTAGGATTAAGAGCCTCGGCAGCACTAGTTCTGGCAGCTCAGCAGCAGCGATGGTTCGGCCCCTTTTTGCTTCAGGAAAAATTAAGGTAAGTCTACAATTTGTCAAAAATGATGCTATGGTGAGACTCAATCCCAGAACCTCTAACATCTCGAGAGTAAGTAATCTACCAAATCAACCACTCTGATTTGTATAGTACGTAAGCTTCGGTTTGTTTTCTGTTTGTCATTTTACCGCAATATGCATGATTAAATGTCTAACTACTATAGCGTACTACTTAAGGCCTTAGAGTAAAAGAACCACGTTTTACATATTCAATAGCTTCAGTTATGTAATAAGGTTTATTGGGTTTCCTATACACATGCATCTTATACACTATCTGCGTGCGTATGGAGTTATAGATAATGCTCTCTCAAAAAGCTAACATCTACGTTTGCAGGATGTATCCTTTAAAACACTTTGCTTATTATTTCATCCTTGCCATACACGCGCATGTTGTCACCTCTTTATAAGTTGCTTACCTTTCCCCAGCTAAGTTAATTCAATGATGTAAAATTAATTCGCCAACCCCTCCATGGAGGGTACCTCCTTAAAAAATGCAGAGCTCAGCTACTTGGTCAATAATCATTTTGGATGACCTTTGCCGTAGTCATGGTTTTCTACAAGAAACATGATGAAGGGCATTGGCTTATTGGTTTTCAAACATACAAAGGCAATCTAGTTATATGTTTATTGTTCGAGTAACAGATTGAGCTTTAGAGCAGCTGGGCAATTTTATTCACTCCCTAGCGCTTAACTACAGAGCGTGCTCATGCATACTTTGTCTAGAGGGGCTACCCTAGAAATTTTCTCACTAACTATATTCAATGCAATGTTTTATCCCTCATGAGACTAAGTTTAAATTGATagtcgaagc from Setaria italica strain Yugu1 chromosome II, Setaria_italica_v2.0, whole genome shotgun sequence encodes the following:
- the LOC101772086 gene encoding putative wall-associated receptor kinase-like 16; amino-acid sequence: MELARLLLIPVVWVLAAAAAARSPGCATRCGNIDVPYPFGLDPQCAIHDGFQLNCSTVGRDTKLFHGTLEVIRFSVHDGKAWLKTFISRQCYDQATSDMSYNNAWVNISNLPYVLSASDNKVIVVGCKSLAYMWSDSYIIGCKSTCDKPLKNGSSCSTGNAGCCQADLPTGVRYYQGFFNELYNTTEIWRKTPCNYVTVMESAAFSFSTAYLTSTVFYDTDDSRTPVVMEWGITRQTCEQARINKTSYACVSDHSDCVNNDAGYRCRCSDGFEGNPYTMDGCTDINECLDNVTYPCAGICKNTPGNFTCSCPRGRSMINGVCVKNQRSTWMAPVVGASVGLVALVICITCAYLIRERRKLHRIKQRYFRQHGGLLLFEEMKSQQGVAFKIFSEEELQQATNKFDAQQVLGHGGQGTVYKGILKSGIEIAVKRCMTIDEQQKKGFGKEMLILSQINHKNIVKLLGCCLEVEVPMLVYEFIPNGTLFDLIHRNHSQHNSLNTRLRIAYESAEALAYLHSCASPPILHGDVKSTNILLDGDYTAKVSDFGASILAPNDKSQFVTVVQGTCGYLDPEYMQTYELTDKSDVYSFGVVLLELLTRKKALNLEGPEDDRSLSMRFLYAMKENKLEDILDDEIKNNENIEYLEEIADLARQCLEMSGMNRPSMKEVADKLGRLRKIVQHPWAHENPEELDSLLGEPSMVNSTGTTGNFSIAKKAAMGLESGR